A DNA window from Hydrogenophaga taeniospiralis contains the following coding sequences:
- a CDS encoding carbamoyltransferase HypF, protein MSTTVLAVGAWLKNAACLVLDGRVHWSPVHGDLSDPAACEALERSVQALLAQADAAGAPVQAIAHDLHPDFFSTQLAVQLASSLGVPAIGVQHHHAHIAAVVAEHRIEGPVIGLALDGVGLGTDGQAWGGELLWVDGAQWQRLGHLTPLALPGGDRAAREPWRMAASALHALGRGDEITTRFAPQVGEAVAAGVQQMLAKNLNCPATSSTGRWFDAAAGALGLSVRQSDEAQAAIALEAAAASWLALYPDTTALPGAVIDTQNRLDLRGLMPALFDAGPDGADAAAAGFHLALADALADWAVRAASECGSRDVCLGGGCFFNRILRERVTTRLQAAALRVHRPIDKGCGDAGLALGQDWVAAQQLAVTAPQEHTTKETEPCA, encoded by the coding sequence ATGTCCACCACCGTGCTCGCCGTCGGCGCCTGGCTCAAGAACGCGGCCTGCCTCGTGCTGGATGGGCGCGTGCACTGGTCGCCGGTGCACGGCGACCTCAGCGACCCGGCGGCCTGTGAGGCGCTGGAGCGATCGGTGCAGGCGCTGCTGGCCCAGGCCGACGCAGCCGGTGCGCCGGTGCAGGCCATCGCGCACGACCTGCACCCCGACTTCTTCAGCACCCAGCTCGCGGTGCAGCTCGCCAGTTCGCTGGGTGTGCCCGCCATCGGCGTGCAGCACCACCACGCGCACATCGCTGCCGTCGTGGCCGAGCACCGCATCGAAGGCCCCGTCATCGGCCTCGCGCTCGACGGCGTGGGCCTGGGCACAGACGGGCAGGCCTGGGGTGGAGAACTGCTCTGGGTGGACGGCGCACAGTGGCAGCGCCTGGGCCACCTGACGCCACTCGCTTTGCCCGGCGGCGACCGCGCCGCGCGCGAACCCTGGCGCATGGCGGCGAGCGCCTTGCACGCGCTCGGCCGGGGCGATGAGATCACCACCCGTTTCGCGCCGCAAGTCGGTGAGGCCGTGGCCGCAGGCGTGCAGCAGATGTTGGCCAAAAACCTGAACTGCCCGGCCACCAGCAGCACCGGCCGCTGGTTCGACGCGGCCGCGGGTGCGCTGGGCCTGAGCGTGCGCCAGAGCGACGAGGCACAAGCCGCCATCGCGCTCGAAGCCGCCGCCGCGAGCTGGCTAGCCCTGTACCCCGACACCACCGCGCTGCCCGGCGCCGTCATTGACACCCAGAACCGCCTCGACCTGCGGGGCCTCATGCCTGCGCTGTTCGACGCCGGCCCCGATGGCGCGGACGCCGCCGCCGCGGGCTTCCACCTCGCGCTGGCCGACGCGCTGGCCGACTGGGCTGTCCGCGCTGCCTCGGAGTGCGGCAGCCGCGACGTGTGCCTAGGCGGCGGCTGTTTCTTCAACCGCATCCTGCGCGAGCGCGTGACCACGCGCCTGCAGGCGGCGGCGTTGCGTGTGCACCGACCCATCGACAAAGGCTGCGGCGACGCCGGCCTCGCGCTCGGCCAGGACTGGGTCGCGGCCCAGCAGTTGGCCGTGACTGCCCCACAAGAACACACCACGAAGGAAACCGAACCATGTGCCTAG
- a CDS encoding HypC/HybG/HupF family hydrogenase formation chaperone, whose translation MCLAIPAQLVELRPHDQAVVNLGGIRKEISIALVADVQVGDYVIVHVGHAIGVIDPEEAEKTLALFAEMQAVAGADGQP comes from the coding sequence ATGTGCCTAGCCATTCCCGCCCAGCTGGTGGAGCTGCGCCCCCACGACCAGGCCGTGGTCAACCTCGGCGGCATCCGCAAGGAAATTTCCATCGCCCTGGTGGCCGACGTGCAGGTGGGCGACTACGTGATCGTGCACGTGGGCCACGCCATCGGCGTCATCGACCCGGAGGAAGCTGAGAAGACCCTGGCCTTGTTTGCCGAGATGCAGGCGGTTGCCGGCGCGGATGGCCAGCCATGA
- the hypD gene encoding hydrogenase formation protein HypD — MKYIDEFRDGDLARQIGARIAAEAHPDRNYSFMEFCGGHTHAISRYGVLELLPPNVRMIHGPGCPVCVLPIGRIDLAIRLALERGAIVCTYGDTMRVPASDSLSLIKAKARGGDIRMVYSAADAMALARANPQCEVVFFAIGFETTTPPTALAIRDAAREGLANFSVLCCHVLTPSAITHILESPEVRQLGTVPIDGFIGPAHVSIVIGSAPYEHFAEEYRKPVVIAGFEPLDVMQAILMLVRQVNQGRAHVENEFTRAVTPEGNLKAQALVSEVFALRPSFEWRGLGEVPYSALKIREAFAAFDAERRFDLSYTPVADNKACECGAILRGVKKPTDCKIFGTVCTPENPVGSCMVSSEGACAAHYTYGRFRDIPIVATSATTEEVSP, encoded by the coding sequence ATGAAATACATCGACGAATTCCGCGACGGTGACCTCGCCCGCCAGATCGGCGCGCGCATCGCCGCCGAAGCGCACCCGGACCGCAACTACAGCTTCATGGAGTTCTGCGGCGGCCACACGCACGCCATCAGCCGCTACGGTGTGCTGGAGCTGCTGCCGCCCAACGTGCGCATGATCCACGGCCCGGGCTGCCCGGTCTGCGTGCTGCCCATCGGCCGCATCGACCTCGCGATCCGCCTCGCGTTGGAGCGTGGCGCCATCGTCTGCACCTACGGCGACACCATGCGCGTGCCCGCCAGCGACAGCCTTTCCTTGATCAAGGCCAAGGCGCGCGGCGGCGACATCCGCATGGTCTATTCGGCGGCCGACGCCATGGCCCTCGCGCGCGCCAACCCGCAGTGTGAGGTGGTGTTTTTCGCCATCGGTTTCGAGACCACCACGCCGCCCACGGCGCTCGCCATCCGCGACGCGGCGCGCGAGGGCCTGGCCAACTTCAGCGTCTTGTGCTGCCACGTGCTCACGCCCTCGGCCATCACCCACATCCTCGAATCGCCCGAGGTGCGCCAGCTCGGCACCGTGCCCATCGACGGCTTCATCGGCCCGGCGCACGTGAGCATCGTGATCGGTTCCGCGCCCTACGAGCACTTCGCCGAGGAGTACCGCAAGCCGGTGGTGATCGCCGGCTTCGAGCCGCTGGACGTGATGCAGGCCATCCTGATGCTGGTGCGCCAGGTCAATCAGGGCCGCGCCCACGTGGAAAACGAGTTCACCCGTGCCGTCACGCCCGAGGGCAACCTCAAGGCCCAGGCCCTGGTGTCCGAGGTGTTCGCGCTGCGGCCGAGCTTCGAGTGGCGCGGTCTGGGCGAGGTGCCCTACAGCGCGCTCAAGATCCGCGAGGCCTTTGCCGCCTTCGACGCCGAGCGCCGCTTCGACCTGAGCTACACGCCCGTGGCCGACAACAAGGCCTGCGAGTGCGGCGCCATCCTGCGTGGCGTGAAAAAGCCGACCGACTGCAAGATCTTCGGCACCGTCTGTACGCCGGAAAACCCGGTCGGCTCCTGCATGGTGTCGAGCGAAGGCGCCTGCGCCGCGCACTACACCTACGGGCGCTTCCGCGACATCCCCATCGTCGCCACCTCCGCCACCACCGAAGAGGTCAGCCCATGA
- the hypE gene encoding hydrogenase expression/formation protein HypE, with protein MRTEHDQAGAGEAPASKPVKKNYIRPLDIKHGRIDMGHGAGGKAAAQLIEELFLAAFDNPFLRQGDDGAVLALPAFDPAEGRLVMATDGHVISPLFFPGGDIGCLSVHGTVNDVAMSGAKPLYLSASFIIEEGFPLIDLQRIVQSMAAASREAGVPVVTGDTKVVEKGKGDGVFISTTGVGVLAPGVSISGRNARPGDVVLLSGTIGDHGVAVLSQRESLAFETTIESDTAALHTLVAAMLAAAPGAVRVLRDPTRGGLATTLNEVARQSGVGMLLQEAAIPVKPQVDAACELLGLDPLYVANEGKLIAVVAAEAAETVLAAMRAHPLGQDAARIGEVTADPHHFVQMATRFGGRRVVDWLSGEQLPRIC; from the coding sequence ATGAGAACCGAACACGACCAGGCCGGTGCCGGCGAGGCGCCCGCCTCCAAGCCCGTGAAGAAAAACTACATCCGCCCGCTCGACATCAAACACGGCCGCATCGACATGGGCCACGGCGCGGGCGGCAAGGCCGCGGCGCAGCTGATCGAGGAGCTGTTCCTCGCGGCCTTCGACAACCCATTCCTGCGTCAGGGCGACGACGGCGCCGTGCTGGCGCTGCCGGCCTTCGACCCCGCCGAGGGGCGGCTGGTGATGGCGACCGACGGCCACGTGATCTCGCCGCTGTTCTTTCCCGGCGGGGACATCGGTTGCCTCTCGGTGCACGGCACGGTCAACGACGTGGCCATGAGCGGCGCGAAGCCGCTGTACCTGAGCGCGAGCTTCATCATCGAAGAAGGTTTCCCGCTGATCGACCTGCAGCGCATCGTGCAGTCCATGGCTGCTGCTTCGCGCGAGGCCGGTGTTCCCGTGGTCACCGGCGACACCAAGGTGGTGGAAAAAGGCAAGGGCGACGGCGTGTTCATCAGCACCACCGGCGTCGGCGTGCTGGCGCCGGGCGTGTCCATCAGCGGCCGCAACGCACGGCCGGGCGACGTGGTGCTGCTTTCTGGAACCATCGGCGACCACGGCGTGGCCGTGCTGTCGCAGCGCGAGTCGCTGGCCTTCGAGACCACGATAGAGAGCGACACCGCCGCACTGCACACCCTGGTCGCCGCCATGCTCGCGGCCGCCCCGGGCGCGGTGCGTGTGCTGCGCGACCCCACGCGCGGCGGCCTCGCCACCACGCTCAACGAGGTGGCGCGCCAGTCGGGCGTGGGCATGCTGCTGCAGGAGGCCGCGATTCCCGTGAAGCCGCAGGTGGACGCCGCCTGTGAGTTGCTGGGCCTGGACCCGCTCTACGTGGCCAACGAAGGCAAGCTGATCGCGGTGGTGGCGGCCGAAGCGGCCGAGACGGTGCTGGCCGCGATGCGCGCGCACCCGCTGGGGCAGGACGCGGCGCGCATCGGCGAAGTGACGGCCGACCCGCACCACTTCGTGCAGATGGCCACGCGCTTCGGCGGGCGGCGGGTGGTGGACTGGCTCAGCGGAGAACAATTGCCAAGGATCTGTTGA
- a CDS encoding enoyl-CoA hydratase-related protein — translation MNPLRILLLCHSFNSLTQRLFAELCAAGHTLSVEFDIADSVTEEAVALFRPDLVLAPFLKRRIPATVWQRVTCLVVHPGPPGDQGPSALDWAVRRGEPHWGVTVLQANGDFDAGPVWAHAVFPMRGAAKGSLYRREVTQAALQATLEAVQRFAGGEREALAWTDGAPVIRWQPLLRQSERAIDWAEDNTATVLAKIRSGDGQPGVLDALWGQPCYLGDAHPASAASMAEFSDADPGALLAVRDGALLRRTVGGGVWIGQARRADPPGTPPVQGSFKQVAAELFADEAAGLPQRPVPLERSPDEWGELRYTEHGPEGARVGCLSFDFYNGAMSTARCERLRAALQQVRERDTQVLLLMGGEGFFSNGIDLNSIEAAAHRPGDSAADASWRNIQAMNDVALGVLQTTDRLTVSVLRGNAGAGGAFLALAADQVWAHGSVVLNPHYKNMGNLYGSEYWTYLLPRRLGEAGAKALMAQRLPLLAAEALQIGLIDHNDAGPREGFETRCLERALALAGSYNRSEQLAAKQARREQDEARRPLAHYREQELARMHRNFYGFDPSYHVARHHFVHKQPHAWTPRHLAVHRL, via the coding sequence ATGAACCCTTTGCGCATCCTCCTGCTCTGCCACAGCTTCAACAGCCTCACCCAGCGGCTGTTCGCCGAGCTGTGCGCGGCGGGCCACACCCTGAGCGTGGAGTTCGACATCGCCGACAGCGTGACCGAAGAGGCCGTGGCCCTGTTCCGGCCCGACCTGGTGCTGGCGCCGTTCCTCAAGCGCCGCATCCCGGCCACGGTGTGGCAGCGCGTGACCTGCCTCGTGGTGCACCCCGGCCCGCCGGGCGACCAGGGGCCGTCGGCGCTGGACTGGGCGGTCCGGCGCGGCGAGCCGCACTGGGGCGTCACGGTGCTGCAGGCCAATGGCGATTTCGACGCCGGCCCGGTCTGGGCGCACGCGGTATTTCCTATGCGCGGGGCCGCCAAGGGCAGCCTGTACCGGCGCGAAGTCACGCAGGCCGCGCTGCAGGCCACGCTGGAGGCCGTGCAGCGCTTCGCCGGTGGCGAGCGCGAAGCCCTGGCGTGGACCGACGGGGCGCCGGTGATCCGCTGGCAGCCGCTGCTGCGCCAGAGCGAACGCGCGATCGATTGGGCCGAGGACAACACCGCCACCGTGCTCGCCAAGATTCGCAGCGGCGACGGTCAGCCCGGCGTGCTCGACGCGCTCTGGGGCCAGCCCTGTTACCTGGGCGACGCCCACCCGGCCAGTGCCGCGAGCATGGCCGAGTTCAGCGATGCCGACCCCGGCGCCCTGCTGGCCGTGCGCGACGGCGCGCTGCTGCGCCGCACCGTGGGCGGCGGCGTCTGGATCGGCCAGGCCCGCCGTGCCGACCCGCCCGGCACACCGCCCGTGCAGGGCAGCTTCAAGCAGGTGGCGGCCGAGCTGTTCGCCGACGAAGCGGCGGGCTTGCCGCAGCGCCCCGTGCCGCTGGAGCGTTCGCCCGACGAATGGGGCGAGCTGCGCTACACCGAACACGGCCCCGAGGGCGCGCGCGTGGGCTGCCTGAGCTTCGACTTCTACAACGGCGCCATGTCCACCGCGCGCTGCGAGCGCCTGCGCGCCGCGCTGCAACAGGTGCGCGAGCGCGACACGCAGGTGTTGCTGCTGATGGGCGGTGAAGGCTTCTTCAGCAACGGCATCGACCTCAACAGCATCGAGGCCGCCGCGCACCGTCCGGGCGACAGCGCGGCCGATGCCTCGTGGCGCAACATCCAGGCCATGAACGACGTGGCGCTCGGTGTGCTGCAGACCACCGACCGGCTCACGGTCAGCGTGCTGCGCGGCAACGCGGGCGCGGGCGGTGCGTTTCTCGCGCTCGCGGCCGATCAGGTGTGGGCGCACGGCAGCGTGGTGCTCAACCCGCACTACAAGAACATGGGCAACCTCTACGGCTCCGAGTACTGGACCTACCTGCTGCCGCGCCGCCTGGGCGAGGCCGGCGCGAAGGCGCTGATGGCGCAGCGCCTGCCGCTGCTGGCGGCCGAAGCGCTGCAGATCGGCCTGATCGACCACAACGATGCGGGGCCGCGCGAGGGCTTCGAAACACGGTGTCTGGAACGCGCGCTGGCCCTGGCCGGCTCCTACAATCGATCCGAGCAGCTGGCGGCCAAACAGGCCCGGCGCGAGCAGGACGAAGCCCGCCGACCGCTGGCCCATTACCGCGAACAGGAACTGGCGCGCATGCACCGCAACTTCTACGGTTTCGATCCCAGCTACCACGTGGCGCGCCACCACTTCGTGCACAAGCAACCGCACGCGTGGACGCCCCGGCATTTGGCAGTGCACCGGCTGTGA
- a CDS encoding sigma-54-dependent transcriptional regulator, whose translation MTPPLLPEALPTVLVVDDEVRSLDALRRTLDEDFTVFTASSAEEARGLLQRQPVSVILCDQRMPGMTGVAFLKEVREQWPETVRIVISGYTDSEDIIAGINEAGIYQYILKPWSPDHLLDAVRNAVEAQALQRQTSRLDLELRTSTRVLRQRTATQMAQARSSFGFDRIVRAPGSPLDLVCAMAERTARYDIPVLVLGESGTGKELLARAIHYASPRLTGPFVVENCAAIPDSLLESELFGHKRGAFTGAYEDHPGLFQRANGGTVFLDEIGETSPAFQVKLLRVLQEGEVRPVGGARPVPVDVRVIAATHRQLEQRVRDGLFREDLYYRIAGITITVPPLRERVADIPPIAHQLVLDVAAELGHPGSTLPDEAMACLVAYPWPGNIRELRNEIARALALHDGTRLDAAAFSSRVLQGRAAGSADDLTAAIPQSGTLGERLDVIEAMLLRETLLRHRWNKTRAAQELGLSRVGLRSKMQRFGLDKP comes from the coding sequence GTGACACCACCCCTCCTTCCCGAAGCCCTGCCCACCGTGCTCGTGGTGGACGACGAGGTGCGTTCGCTGGACGCGCTGCGCCGCACGCTGGACGAGGATTTCACGGTGTTCACCGCCAGCAGCGCCGAGGAGGCGCGCGGCCTGCTGCAGCGCCAGCCGGTGAGCGTGATCCTGTGCGACCAGCGCATGCCCGGCATGACCGGTGTGGCCTTTCTGAAAGAGGTGCGCGAGCAGTGGCCGGAGACCGTGCGCATCGTGATCTCGGGCTACACCGATTCCGAAGACATCATCGCTGGCATCAACGAGGCCGGCATCTACCAGTACATCCTCAAGCCCTGGTCGCCCGACCACCTGCTGGACGCGGTGCGCAACGCGGTGGAAGCCCAGGCCCTGCAGCGCCAGACCAGCCGGCTCGACCTGGAGCTGCGCACCAGCACCCGCGTGCTGCGCCAGCGCACCGCCACACAGATGGCGCAGGCGCGCAGCAGCTTCGGGTTTGACCGCATCGTGCGCGCGCCGGGCAGTCCGTTGGACCTCGTCTGCGCCATGGCCGAACGCACCGCGCGCTACGACATCCCGGTGCTGGTGCTAGGCGAGTCGGGCACCGGCAAGGAGCTGCTGGCGCGCGCCATCCACTACGCCTCGCCGCGCCTGACCGGCCCCTTCGTGGTGGAGAACTGCGCCGCCATCCCCGACTCGCTGCTCGAATCCGAACTCTTCGGCCACAAGCGCGGCGCCTTCACCGGCGCCTATGAAGACCACCCCGGCCTGTTCCAACGCGCCAATGGCGGCACGGTGTTTCTGGACGAGATCGGCGAGACCTCGCCGGCGTTCCAGGTGAAGTTGCTGCGCGTGTTGCAGGAGGGTGAGGTGCGGCCCGTGGGCGGCGCGCGCCCGGTGCCGGTGGACGTGCGCGTGATCGCCGCCACCCACCGCCAGCTGGAACAGCGCGTGCGCGACGGCCTGTTCCGCGAAGACCTGTACTACCGCATTGCCGGCATCACCATCACCGTGCCGCCCCTGCGCGAGCGCGTGGCCGACATCCCGCCCATCGCGCACCAGCTGGTTCTGGACGTGGCCGCCGAACTGGGGCACCCGGGCTCGACCCTGCCCGATGAAGCCATGGCCTGCCTCGTGGCCTACCCCTGGCCGGGCAACATCCGCGAGCTGCGCAACGAGATCGCGCGCGCGCTCGCGCTGCACGACGGTACCCGGCTGGACGCCGCGGCCTTCTCCAGCCGCGTGCTGCAGGGCCGCGCCGCGGGCTCGGCCGATGACCTCACCGCCGCCATCCCGCAGAGCGGCACGCTGGGCGAACGGCTGGACGTGATCGAGGCCATGCTGTTGCGTGAAACCCTGCTGCGCCACCGCTGGAACAAGACCCGCGCGGCGCAGGAACTCGGACTCTCGCGAGTGGGTCTCAGGTCCAAGATGCAACGCTTCGGTCTCGACAAGCCATGA
- a CDS encoding NAD(P)H-dependent oxidoreductase subunit E, translating into MLSRWGHDPHALVQVLRETQALTHWLPRALLTHIAQALNLPLAQVEGVATFYRFFHTRPVGRLRVLFSDNITDRLLGSEALLSRLCERLGVAPGQPDVQGRFSVDRCSCTGLCDQGPALLINHHQVITRLDTARVDALAALMLSEVPADQWPADWFHVDNKVLRADVLLSGLSADAPTLPEVLAREPQALIDELARAGLRGRGGAGFPTARKWQACRDADTSTSGPLRCVVCNADEGEPGTFKDRALLSEHADAVFDGMTIAARAIGAQQGWLYLRGEYRYLLPQLQAVLERRRASGLLGANAAGLAGFDFDIRIHLGAGAYVCGEESALIESLEGRRGTPRIRPPFPVERGYLGRPTVVNNVETFCAVAHIARRGGAWWAGIGTASSTGTKIHSVSGDCERPGLYEYPLGTPIAQILADCGAMDAQAVQVGGPSGACVPVSGFHRRIAFDDVPSAGAFMVFNPSRDLFEVARHFARFFAHESCGLCTPCRVGTELVVRRLDKLALVRGAGRGSAFDLQRLHELDALLHSGTHCGLGSSACNPLRDTLAHFGEVYASRTATPQFEPEFDLDAELSAARRVTGRTDAGAHLHTEHKP; encoded by the coding sequence GTGTTGTCCCGCTGGGGCCACGATCCACACGCGCTGGTGCAGGTGTTGCGCGAAACGCAGGCGTTGACCCACTGGTTGCCGCGCGCCTTGTTGACCCACATCGCGCAAGCCTTGAACCTGCCGCTGGCTCAGGTCGAGGGGGTGGCCACGTTCTACCGCTTCTTCCACACCCGGCCCGTGGGTCGCCTGCGGGTGCTGTTCTCCGACAACATCACCGACCGTTTGCTCGGCAGCGAAGCCCTGTTGTCCCGGCTCTGCGAGCGCCTGGGCGTGGCGCCGGGCCAGCCCGATGTCCAGGGCCGGTTCAGCGTGGACCGTTGCTCGTGCACCGGTCTGTGCGACCAGGGCCCGGCGCTGCTGATCAACCACCACCAGGTCATCACCCGGCTCGATACCGCGCGGGTGGACGCGCTCGCCGCGCTCATGCTGTCCGAGGTGCCGGCGGACCAGTGGCCCGCCGACTGGTTTCATGTGGACAACAAGGTGCTCCGCGCCGATGTGCTGCTGAGCGGGCTGTCGGCGGACGCGCCGACCTTGCCCGAAGTGCTCGCGCGTGAACCGCAGGCGCTGATTGACGAATTGGCCCGCGCCGGCCTGCGCGGGCGCGGCGGCGCTGGCTTTCCGACCGCACGCAAATGGCAGGCTTGCCGAGACGCCGACACCAGCACTAGTGGCCCGCTGCGCTGCGTGGTCTGCAACGCCGACGAAGGCGAGCCCGGAACCTTCAAGGACCGCGCGCTGCTCAGCGAGCACGCCGACGCCGTGTTCGACGGCATGACCATCGCGGCGCGCGCCATCGGCGCACAGCAGGGCTGGCTCTACCTGCGCGGCGAATACCGCTACCTGCTGCCGCAGCTGCAGGCGGTGCTGGAGCGCCGCCGCGCCAGCGGGCTGCTCGGCGCCAACGCCGCCGGCCTGGCCGGGTTTGATTTCGACATTCGCATCCACCTCGGCGCCGGGGCCTACGTCTGCGGCGAGGAGTCGGCCCTGATCGAGTCGCTCGAAGGCAGACGCGGCACGCCGCGCATCCGCCCGCCGTTCCCGGTGGAGCGCGGCTACCTCGGTCGCCCCACCGTGGTCAACAACGTCGAGACCTTCTGTGCCGTGGCCCACATCGCGCGGCGCGGCGGCGCCTGGTGGGCCGGCATCGGCACTGCGTCGTCCACCGGCACCAAGATCCACTCGGTGTCGGGCGACTGCGAGCGACCGGGTCTCTACGAATACCCGCTGGGCACGCCGATCGCACAGATCCTGGCCGACTGCGGCGCCATGGACGCCCAGGCGGTGCAGGTGGGCGGCCCCTCGGGCGCCTGCGTGCCCGTCTCGGGGTTCCACCGGCGCATCGCCTTCGACGACGTGCCCAGCGCCGGCGCCTTCATGGTGTTCAACCCATCGCGCGACCTGTTCGAGGTGGCGCGCCACTTCGCCCGCTTCTTCGCGCACGAGAGCTGCGGACTCTGCACGCCCTGCCGCGTGGGCACCGAGCTGGTGGTGCGGCGGCTGGACAAACTCGCCCTGGTACGTGGCGCCGGTCGCGGTTCGGCCTTCGACCTGCAACGCCTGCACGAGCTCGACGCCCTGCTGCACAGTGGCACGCACTGCGGCCTGGGCAGCTCGGCCTGCAACCCGCTGCGCGACACGCTGGCCCACTTCGGAGAGGTCTACGCGTCGCGCACGGCCACGCCGCAGTTCGAGCCCGAGTTCGATCTCGACGCCGAGCTTTCGGCGGCCCGGCGCGTGACCGGCCGCACCGACGCCGGTGCCCACCTGCACACGGAGCACAAGCCATGA
- a CDS encoding 2Fe-2S iron-sulfur cluster-binding protein, which produces MSSFSFDGQPVPLQPGDTILQAAQRAGHEVPHLCWHPEVSASASCRVCTVRVDGRPAAACTTAAAAGQRVECHTADLRAQRLHLLQMLFVEGNHFCPGCEKSGHCLLQHQAERAGMTDLHYETLNPERPVDASHPDVLFEPNRCILCQLCVRASDELDGKQVFAIGGHGIATHLLINSASGRLGDSALAVTDRAAHICPVGALLPKRVGFAVPIGQRTFDDAETRG; this is translated from the coding sequence ATGAGCAGTTTCAGCTTCGACGGCCAGCCCGTTCCCCTGCAGCCCGGCGACACCATCCTGCAGGCCGCGCAGCGCGCCGGCCACGAGGTGCCCCACCTGTGCTGGCACCCCGAGGTGTCGGCCAGCGCATCGTGCCGGGTCTGCACGGTGCGGGTCGATGGCCGGCCCGCGGCCGCCTGCACCACGGCCGCTGCCGCGGGGCAGCGCGTGGAATGCCACACCGCCGACCTGCGCGCGCAGCGGCTGCACCTGCTGCAGATGCTCTTCGTCGAGGGCAATCACTTCTGCCCCGGTTGCGAAAAAAGCGGCCACTGCCTGCTGCAGCACCAGGCCGAACGCGCCGGCATGACCGACCTGCACTACGAGACCCTCAACCCCGAACGCCCGGTCGATGCCAGCCACCCCGACGTGCTGTTCGAGCCCAACCGCTGCATCCTCTGCCAGCTCTGCGTGCGCGCCAGCGACGAACTCGATGGCAAACAGGTCTTCGCCATTGGCGGCCACGGCATAGCCACGCATCTGCTGATCAACAGCGCCAGCGGCCGGCTGGGCGACAGCGCGCTGGCTGTGACCGACCGCGCCGCCCACATCTGCCCGGTCGGTGCGCTGCTGCCCAAGCGGGTCGGCTTTGCGGTGCCCATCGGTCAGCGGACCTTCGACGACGCGGAGACACGAGGATGA
- a CDS encoding NADP oxidoreductase — protein sequence MSTANPAPAKLRVATVSLAGCFGCHMSFLDIDERLFELIEHIQFDRSPLTDIKTVGLCDIGLIEGGLCNAENVEVLRAFRANCRVLVAVGACAITGGLPALRNHLDVGDMLQAVYGTVPDDPELPLPLNKVHPIHEVVRIDHSLPGCPPSADAFWHLLQDLIAGREPAHGLIRYD from the coding sequence GTGAGCACCGCGAACCCCGCCCCCGCCAAGCTGCGCGTGGCCACCGTCTCGCTGGCCGGCTGTTTCGGCTGCCACATGTCGTTCCTCGACATCGACGAGCGCCTGTTCGAGCTCATCGAACACATTCAGTTCGACCGCTCGCCGCTGACCGACATCAAGACCGTGGGGCTGTGCGACATCGGCCTGATCGAAGGCGGGCTCTGCAACGCCGAGAACGTCGAGGTGCTGCGCGCCTTCCGCGCCAACTGCCGCGTGCTGGTGGCGGTGGGCGCCTGCGCCATCACGGGCGGCCTGCCGGCGCTGCGCAACCACCTCGACGTCGGGGACATGCTGCAGGCCGTGTACGGAACCGTGCCCGACGACCCCGAACTCCCGCTGCCGCTCAACAAGGTGCACCCCATCCACGAAGTGGTGCGCATCGACCACTCGCTGCCCGGCTGCCCGCCGTCGGCCGATGCCTTCTGGCATCTGCTGCAGGACCTCATCGCCGGGCGCGAACCCGCGCACGGCCTGATCCGCTACGACTGA